Proteins from a single region of Oryza brachyantha chromosome 6, ObraRS2, whole genome shotgun sequence:
- the LOC102716877 gene encoding syntaxin-132-like, protein MRNLLSDSFELSKVDQAPANVDIELGLQSNMGSSTQPGFDGFFEQVGEIEKLLDTLTKLLKDLQNSNEESKVVTKASAMKEIKKRMEKDVNEVTKVARLAKSKVEKLNKDNAANREKPGFGKGSGVDRSRTTTTVSLTKRLRERISEFQTLREAIQKEYREVVERRVFTVTGERADEETIDRLIETGDSEQIFQRAIQEQGRGRVLDTLQEIQERHDTVKEIEQKLLELQQIFLDMSVLVEAQGEILDNIESQVSGAAEHIQTGTNLLQKARFLQKNTRKWTCIGIIILLIVILIVVLSLKPWSK, encoded by the exons ATGCGTAACCTACTGTCG GATTCGTTCGAGCTCAGCAAAGTGGACCAAGCCCCAGCAAATGTTGATATCGAGCTAGGGTTGCAGAGTAACATGGGCAGTTCTACGCAGCCTGGTTTTGATGGCTTCTTTGAACAG GTTGGGGAGATTGAGAAGTTACTTGATACGTTGACAAAGTTACTGAAGGACCTTCAG AACTCAAATGAGGAGTCAAAAGTTGTTACCAAGGCTTCAGCTATGAAAG AAATTAAAAAGCGAATGGAGAAGGATGTCAATGAGGTGACAAAAGTTGCACGGCTGGCAAAATCAAAAGTAGAGAAGTTGAATAAAGAC AATGCTGCAAACAGAGAAAAACCAGGCTTTGGCAAGGGTTCGGGTGTGGACCGATCCCGGACTACAACCACAGT TTCATTGACAAAGAGGTTGAGAGAACGAATATCTGAGTTTCAG aCATTAAGAGAGGCAATCCAGAAGGAATACCGGGAAGTAGTGGAGCGGCGTGTTTTTACTG taactGGCGAGCGTGCTGATGAAGAG ACAATTGACAGGTTAATAGAAACTGGTGACAGTGAGCAAATTTTTCAGAGAGCTATTCAGGAACAAGGCCGTGGAAGG GTACTTGACACTCTCCAAGAAATCCAGGAGCGGCATGATACGGTGAAAGAGATCGAGCAGAAGCTTCTTGAGCTGCAGCAG ATTTTTCTTGACATGTCAGTGTTGGTTGAGGCTCAAGGAGAGATCCTGGACAATATAGAGTCTCAG GTATCAGGTGCAGCTGAACATATTCAGACTGGAACAAACCTCCTCCAGAAAGCAAGATTTCTGCAGAAAAACACACGGAAATGGACCTGCATAGGGATAATCATTCTCCTGATAGTCATCCTCATCGTTGTGCTCTCCTTAAAGCCGTGGTCTAAGTAG
- the LOC102716323 gene encoding probable serine/threonine-protein kinase PIX7 isoform X1: MPSRRKAERGCGCWAAVARGLRGACFRPPPPAGDEKGAAGGSAKGSHVHDAAETRYLNASNRELGDHFQTNLDDENGVNASAEKKTPPKLLQFTFQELKSATVNFRPDSILGEGGFGYVFKGWIDPNSTSPAKPGTGLTVAVKSLKQDALQGHREWVAEVDFLGQLHHKHLVKLIGYCIEDDQRLLVYEFMARGSLENHLFRRALPLPWPCRMKIALGAAKGLAFLHGGPKPVIYRDFKTSNILLDVDYNAKLSDFGLAKAGPQGDKTHVSTRVVGTYGYAAPEYVMTGHLTSKSDVYSFGVVLLEMLTGRRSMDKKRPTGEQNLVAWARPYLSDRRRLYQLVDPRLGLNYSVRGVQKVAQICYHCLSRDTKSRPTMDEVVKHLTPLQDLNDMASASYRPRSSQRGKARR, encoded by the exons ATGCCTTCCCGGCGTAAGGCGGAGCGCGGCTGCGGGTGCTGGGCGGCCGTCGCAAGGGGGCTACGTGGGGCCTGcttccggccgccgccgccggcgggcgacgagaagggggcggcggggggatCCGCCAAGGGCAGTCACGTCCACGACGCAG CAGAGACCAGGTATCTAAATGCTAGCAATCGAGAGCTTGGTGATCATTTTCAGACAAACCTTGATGATGAAAATGGTGTTAATGCATCAgctgaaaagaaaacaccTCCCAAGCTTCTCCAGTTTACTTTCCAAGAGTTGAAATCTGCCACAGTTAACTTTAGACCAGATAGTATTCTTGGAGAGGGTGGGTTTGGGTATGTATTCAAGGGGTGGATTGATCCAAACAGCACATCTCCTGCAAAACCCGGTACTGGTCTTACAGTTGCTGTCAAGAGTTTGAAGCAGGATGCACTTCAAGGTCATAGAGAATGGGTG GCAGAAGTTGATTTTCTGGGACAGTTGCATCACAAACACCTTGTTAAGCTGATTGGATACTGTATCGAGGATGACCAAAGGTTGCTTGTATATGAATTCATGGCCCGGGGAAGTCTTGAAAACCATCTTTTCAGAA GGGCTCTTCCCCTACCTTGGCCCTGTAGAATGAAGATTGCACTTGGCGCTGCTAAGGGGCTAGCCTTCCTCCATGGAGGTCCCAAACCAGTAATTTACAGGGATTTTAAGACGTCAAACATCCTTCTTGATGTG GATTACAATGCAAAACTTTCAGATTTTGGGTTAGCAAAAGCTGGTCCTCAAGGCGATAAAACTCATGTCTCTACTCGGGTTGTTGGTACCTACGGTTATGCTGCGCCTGAATATGTAATGACAG GACACTTAACATCCAAGAGTGATGTATATAGTTTCGGAGTTGTGTTACTAGAGATGTTAACCGGTAGAAGATCAATGGACAAGAAACGGCCTACTGGGGAGCAGAACCTGGTAGCATGGGCAAGGCCATATCTAAGCGATCGGCGAAGGCTCTATCAACTCGTAGATCCTCGCTTGGGGCTGAATTATTCAGTTAGAGGGGTGCAGAAGGTTGCTCAGATCTGCTACCACTGCCTTAGCCGTGACACCAAGTCTCGTCCGACAATGGATGAAGTTGTCAAGCACCTGACACCATTGCAGGACCTAAATGACATGGCCTCTGCATCATATAGACCTCGATCATCTCAGCGTG GAAAGGCACGTCGGTGA
- the LOC102712823 gene encoding ribonucleoside-diphosphate reductase large subunit, translating into MYVVKRDGRQETVHFDKITARLKKLSYGLSQEHCDPVLVAQKVCAGVYKGVTTSQLDELAAETAAAMTASHPDYASLAARIAVSNLHKNTKKSFSDTIKDMYGHVNERSGLNAPLVADDVYEIIMKNASRLDSEIIYDRDFDYDYFGFKTLERSYLLKLGGRVVERPQHMLMRVSVGIHKDDIESAIKTYHLMSQRWFTHASPTLFNAGTPRPQLSSCFLICMKDDSIEGIYDTLKECAVISKSAGGIGVSVHNIRATGSYIRGTNGTSNGIVPMLRVFNDTARYVDQGGGKRKGAFAVYLEPWHADVFEFLDLRKNHGKEEHRARDLFYALWVPDLFMQRVQNNEEWSLFCPNEAPGLADCWGNEFENLYKKYEREGKAKKVVPAQTLWFDILKAQIETGTPYMLYKDTCNRKSNQQNLGTIKSSNLCTEIIEFTSPSETAVCNLSSIALPRFVREKSVPIESHPSKLVGSNGSKNRYFDFDKLAEVTSTVTYNLNKIIDINYYPVETAKRSNMRHRPIGIGVQGLADTFILLGMPFDSPEAQQLNKDIFETIYYHALQASAELAAKEGPYETYQGSPVSKGILQPDMWNVVPSDRWNWTALRSTISKVGVRNSLLVAPMPTASTSQILGNNECFEPYTSNIYSRRVLSGEFVVVNKHLLHDLTEMGVWTPALKNKIIYEDGSVQKMTEIPDDLKAIYKTVWEIKQKNLVDMAVDRGCYIDQSQSLNVHMEQPNFGKLTSLHFHAWSKGLKTGMYYLRTRAAADAIKFTVDTSLLKANGENGTKPAEEEDVEAKMAQVVCSLNNREECLACGS; encoded by the exons ATGTACGTGGTGAAGCGGGACGGGCGGCAGGAGACGGTGCACTTCGACAAGATCACGGCGCGGCTCAAGAAGCTCAGCTACGGCCTCAGCCAGGAGCACTGCGACCCGGTGCTCGTCGCGCAGAAGGTATGCGCCGGGGTCTACAAGGGCGTCACCACCAGCCAGCtcgacgagctcgccgccgagaccgccgccgccatgacgGCCTCCCACCCCGACTACGCCTCG CTCGCGGCGAGGATTGCGGTTTCCAACCTGCACAAGAACACCAAGAAGTCCTTCTCGGATAC GATTAAGGACATGTATGGACATGTCAACGAGAGATCTGGGCTGAATGCTCCTTTGGTTGCTGACGATGTATATGAAATCATCATGAAG AATGCTTCTCGCTTGGACAGTGAGATAATTTATGATAGGGACTTCGATTATGACTACTTTGGTTTCAAGACTCTGGAGAGGTCTTACCTCTTGAAGCTTGGTGGGAGGGTTGTTGAAAGGCCGCAGCACATGTTAATGAGAGTTTCAGTGGGAATACACAAGGATGACATTGAGTCCGCTATCAAAACCTATCATCTGATGTCTCAGCGATGGTTTACTCATGCTTCACCAACTCTTTTCAACGCTGGCACTCCAAGGCCCCAA TTAAGCAGCTGTTTCCTTATCTGCATGAAAGATGACAGCATCGAGGGAATTTATGATACTTTGAAGGAATGTGCTGTCATAAGCAAATCTGCTGGAGGAATTGGTGTATCAGTTCACAATATTAGAGCTACCGGGAGCTATATCCGAGGAACAAATGGAACCTCCAATGGGATTGTTCCTATGCTACGTGTTTTCAATGATACTGCCCGTTATGTTGATCAAGGTGGAGGCAAGAGAAAGG GTGCATTTGCTGTGTATTTGGAGCCTTGGCATGCAGATGTTTTTGAGTTCCTTGATCTTAGAAAGAATCATGGGAAG GAGGAGCATCGTGCAAGGGATCTTTTCTATGCGCTGTGGGTTCCTGACCTATTCATGCAAAGAGTCCAAAATAACGAAGAATGGTCCTTGTTTTGTCCCAATGAAGCTCCAGGGTTAGCTGATTGCTGGGGCAACGAGTTTGAGAATCTGTACAAGAAATATGAGAGAGAG GGTAAGGCAAAGAAAGTTGTTCCAGCACAGACACTCTGGTTTGACATTTTGAAGGCACAAATAGAAACTGGTACACCATATATGCTTTACAAG GATACATGCAACAGGAAAAGTAATCAGCAGAATCTGGGAACAATCAAATCTTCAAACTTGTGCACTGAGATAATTGAGTTCACAAGTCCTTCTGAAACTGCTGTCTGCAATCTATCATCTATTGCTTTACCACGTTTCGTAAGGGAAAAG AGTGTCCCCATAGAATCCCATCCATCTAAGCTTGTTGGCAGCAATGgttctaaaaatagatatttTGACTTTGACAAGCTTGCTGAG GTTACTTCAACTGTTACATACAatctcaataaaataattgatatcaATTATTACCCTGTTGAAACTGCAAAGAGGTCAAATATGCGGCACAGGCCAATTGGCATTGGTGTTCAAGGCTTGGCAGATACTTTCATATTACTTGGCATGCCATTTGACTCACCGGAG GCTCAGCAATTGAATAAGGATATTTTTGAAACTATTTACTATCATGCTCTGCAAGCTTCTGCTGAGCTTGCTGCTAAAGAAGGTCCCTATGAAACATATCAAGGAAGCCCTGTCAGCAAG GGTATTCTCCAACCTGACATGTGGAACGTAGTGCCATCTGATAGATGGAACTGGACAGCTCTACGGAGTACTATCTCTAAAGTTGGAGTAAGAAATTCTCTTCTTGTTGCTCCAATGCCCACTGCTTCCACTAGTCAAATTCTTGGGAACAACGAATGCTTTGAGCCTTATACATCTAACATATACAGCCGACGTGTTCTCAG TGGGGAGTTTGTTGTGGTCAACAAGCATCTTCTCCATGATTTGACTGAAATGGGTGTTTGGACTCCTGCCttgaaaaataagataatttatGAAGATGGTTCTGTTCAAAAGATGACAGAAATCCCAGATGATCTTAAAGCGATATACAA GACGGTCTGGGAGATAAAGCAGAAAAACCTGGTTGACATGGCAGTTGATCGTGGATGCTACATTGATCAGAGCCAGAGTCTTAATGTCCACATGGAACAACCAAACTTCGGGAAGTTAACTTCTCTGCATTTCCATGCTTGGTCGAAG GGCCTGAAAACTGGGATGTATTATCTAAGAACGCGGGCAGCTGCTGATGCGATCAAGTTTACAGTTGATACGTCCTTGTTGAAGGCCAATGGA GAAAACGGCACCAAGCCTGCAGAGGAAGAGGATGTGGAAGCTAAAATGGCTCAGGTCGTTTGTTCCTTGAACAACCGGGAGGAGTGCTTGGCATGTGGAAGCTAG
- the LOC102716600 gene encoding 36.4 kDa proline-rich protein-like, with translation MAGALATVVAFLLLVLVSVAHGWNQDCPPPSSGSGGGHHGKPPGHHDDHHHHHHNPPSPRCPSCHPPYTPPTPRPPPYFPPPTPPFVPPYIPPPTPPYIPPPYVPPYIPPPSPPPYVPPYIPPPSPAPARTCPIDALKLNACVDVLGGLIHLVIGQKAKAKCCPLVQGVADLDAALCLCTTIRARLLNINIYLPVALELLITCGKHPPEGFKCPPLYA, from the coding sequence ATGGCCGGGGCGCTCGCTACCGTCGTCGCCTTCCTGCTTCTCGTCCTCGTCTCCGTCGCGCACGGCTGGAACCAAGACTGCCCGCCGCCCAGTAgcggcagtggcggcggccACCACGGGAAGCCGCCGGGGCATCATGatgatcaccaccaccaccaccacaatcCCCCGTCTCCCAGGTGCCCGTCGTGCCACCCGCCATACACGCCGCCcacgccacggccgccgccctaCTTCCCGCCGCCAACCCCGCCGTTCGTGCCACCCTACATCCCACCACCGACGCCACCCTACATCCCTCCGCCGTACGTGCCGCCCTACATCCCTccgccgtcaccgccaccGTACGTGCCGCCCTAcatcccgccgccgtcgccggcgccggcgaggacgtgCCCGATCGACGCGCTGAAGCTGAACGCGTGCGTGGACGTGCTGGGGGGCCTGATCCACCTGGTGATCGGGCAGAAGGCGAAGGCCAAGTGCTGCCCGCTGGTGCAGGGGGTGGCGGACCTCGACGCCGCGCTCTGCCTCTGCACCACCatccgcgcccgcctcctcaaCATCAACATCTACCTCCCCGTCGCCCTCGAGCTCCTCATCACCTGCGGCAAGCACCCGCCCGAGGGCTTCAAGTGCCCACCTCTCTACGCCTGA
- the LOC102716323 gene encoding probable serine/threonine-protein kinase PIX7 isoform X2, translated as MPSRRKAERGCGCWAAVARGLRGACFRPPPPAGDEKGAAGGSAKGSHVHDAETRYLNASNRELGDHFQTNLDDENGVNASAEKKTPPKLLQFTFQELKSATVNFRPDSILGEGGFGYVFKGWIDPNSTSPAKPGTGLTVAVKSLKQDALQGHREWVAEVDFLGQLHHKHLVKLIGYCIEDDQRLLVYEFMARGSLENHLFRRALPLPWPCRMKIALGAAKGLAFLHGGPKPVIYRDFKTSNILLDVDYNAKLSDFGLAKAGPQGDKTHVSTRVVGTYGYAAPEYVMTGHLTSKSDVYSFGVVLLEMLTGRRSMDKKRPTGEQNLVAWARPYLSDRRRLYQLVDPRLGLNYSVRGVQKVAQICYHCLSRDTKSRPTMDEVVKHLTPLQDLNDMASASYRPRSSQRGKARR; from the exons ATGCCTTCCCGGCGTAAGGCGGAGCGCGGCTGCGGGTGCTGGGCGGCCGTCGCAAGGGGGCTACGTGGGGCCTGcttccggccgccgccgccggcgggcgacgagaagggggcggcggggggatCCGCCAAGGGCAGTCACGTCCACGACGCAG AGACCAGGTATCTAAATGCTAGCAATCGAGAGCTTGGTGATCATTTTCAGACAAACCTTGATGATGAAAATGGTGTTAATGCATCAgctgaaaagaaaacaccTCCCAAGCTTCTCCAGTTTACTTTCCAAGAGTTGAAATCTGCCACAGTTAACTTTAGACCAGATAGTATTCTTGGAGAGGGTGGGTTTGGGTATGTATTCAAGGGGTGGATTGATCCAAACAGCACATCTCCTGCAAAACCCGGTACTGGTCTTACAGTTGCTGTCAAGAGTTTGAAGCAGGATGCACTTCAAGGTCATAGAGAATGGGTG GCAGAAGTTGATTTTCTGGGACAGTTGCATCACAAACACCTTGTTAAGCTGATTGGATACTGTATCGAGGATGACCAAAGGTTGCTTGTATATGAATTCATGGCCCGGGGAAGTCTTGAAAACCATCTTTTCAGAA GGGCTCTTCCCCTACCTTGGCCCTGTAGAATGAAGATTGCACTTGGCGCTGCTAAGGGGCTAGCCTTCCTCCATGGAGGTCCCAAACCAGTAATTTACAGGGATTTTAAGACGTCAAACATCCTTCTTGATGTG GATTACAATGCAAAACTTTCAGATTTTGGGTTAGCAAAAGCTGGTCCTCAAGGCGATAAAACTCATGTCTCTACTCGGGTTGTTGGTACCTACGGTTATGCTGCGCCTGAATATGTAATGACAG GACACTTAACATCCAAGAGTGATGTATATAGTTTCGGAGTTGTGTTACTAGAGATGTTAACCGGTAGAAGATCAATGGACAAGAAACGGCCTACTGGGGAGCAGAACCTGGTAGCATGGGCAAGGCCATATCTAAGCGATCGGCGAAGGCTCTATCAACTCGTAGATCCTCGCTTGGGGCTGAATTATTCAGTTAGAGGGGTGCAGAAGGTTGCTCAGATCTGCTACCACTGCCTTAGCCGTGACACCAAGTCTCGTCCGACAATGGATGAAGTTGTCAAGCACCTGACACCATTGCAGGACCTAAATGACATGGCCTCTGCATCATATAGACCTCGATCATCTCAGCGTG GAAAGGCACGTCGGTGA